The Verrucomicrobium spinosum DSM 4136 = JCM 18804 DNA segment CCGGTGCTCCGCGTACTCGCGGTCATACCACCCGTTCGCCACCACCCCGTGATCGCGGGGCAGTCGCCCAGTGAGGTAGGTGCTCTGGGCGGTGCACGTCACCGCAGGCAGAGTAGGCTGTACCCGGGCGATCCGGTTGCGCTCCATAAAGGCCCGGATCTCCGGGGTGGCATCACAGATCAGACGCGGGGTGAGACCGACAACGTTGAGAATGGCCGTGCGCTGCATGTGTGATAGGGAGGACCGCCAGGAGCCACAGGCGGCAGATGAACGGGAAACTTCAAACCTCCCGGGCGAGAGTGCAAGCGATCATGCACGAGCCCAACCGCTGGGAGCCCGATTTTCCCCTCACCCCCCTACTTCACCCAGCCCACCAGCAGCACCGCCACATACCCCAACTTGCAAACCGCATGCAGAGCCTGATCCGTATGAAAGTTGATCTTCCGCTCACACTTGGCGGCATCCAGCGCGAAGTGCAGAACCAGCTCTGCTGCGGCAAATACCACCCGCCCGGTAATCAGCCACACGAAGCCCGCGTGAATGAGGCAGTGCGCCAGCAGGCAATGGATCCACAACCCCGCTGGCTGCGGTTGCCCTCCGGTGGCACGGAAATGCCGGCTCTTGTGCAGCGCCAAATACTCCCCCTGGAGGGGATAGTCCGCCAGCGCATGTCCTACGAGGAGAGCGAAGAACAGATTCAAACCCCCGCCCAACGTGGCGGGAGACTGCGCAAGATCCAGCATGAGCCCATTCATTTCACCGGCAGCATTTCCTGGCAACCACAATCTCCATCCGTCCCTCACGGAGAACTAGATTAAAAAAGAGGCGGACAAACTGCCCGCCTCCGCAAATCAACTGATGACGGAGGGCACCGCCTAGATCTGGCTCATCATGGAGACCTTTTCGTTGGTCTCACGCAGGCGGCGGCTCAGCGTGCTGGCAATGCCGATCAGCAGGTGGGAGGCTGGCAGCGGGCTCACGTTCATGAAGTCCTCCAGGCTCTGGCGGTCGATCCGCCACACCTGGGAGAATTCGATGGCGGTCACCGTGGCGCTGGCCAGACCGGGGTGGAAGATGTTGATCTCCCCGATCGTCTCACCGACGCCGATGCGACCCAGCAGCACCTGTCGGCCGGAGCGCACCGTGGAGGCGTGCAGGGTGCCACCGATCACAAAATAGAGGGAGTTCTGCTGGCGGCCCTCTTCAATGAGGATCTGGCGCTCATGCACCGGAAGAAACTCCCCATAGCTGCTGAGAAGGAGGCGATCATCATCGCCCAAGGGTTCAATAATGCCTTTTGCGGGGAGTTCGGGACGGGAAAAATCGGTGCTCATGGTGTTGGAATTGAATGAAAACCGGCGGTATTTTTGCAGTGGAAGTTCCAGACAGGCAAGAAAAGAAAAGATTTGGTTCTGCTGAAATACCGCCCCCTGCGGAAGAGTAGGTATTTTCCGGCCATTTCAGCGCCGGTCTCCGGCAGATGTCTGATTATCCAGCGACTTTGGTGCCACCCCACTCGACATTGAACGGGTGGTCGCCGAAATTCTTCTGGATTTCGACGTGAACCTATTCACAGTCCCGCCGCCGAACTCAAGTCCAGTGACCCTAGTATAGCCAAACCAACTCACACCGAGCCATGTCCGACAACAACCAAGAGAAAAGCAACTTTGCCCTTATTTTTGCCAACCTGCTGCTCCGCCTTTGGATTGCCCTCCGTTTGATCGCCGCTGGTGTGGACAAGTTCCGCGCGGGATCAGGCAAAGATGCCACCTTCAGTCTCCAGAACTACGAGACCAAGATGGCCAACATCGCGAAGCTCACCTATGAAAAAGGCTTCCTTCCTGAGAAACTCTGTGGTCTGTACGCCAAGCCACTTGGTTACATCCTCATCGTAGTCGGCGTCTGGGTGCTCCTCGGCCTCTTTACCGAACTCGGCCTCCTCGCTGCTGGTCTCACCTTCCTTTCTCTGGCCATCGGCCTGGCCACCCTCCCAGACGACACAGAAGTCGTGCTCATCGGGGTGCACATCCTCATCGTGGCCGCCGCCCTCGTCACCAACAAGGCGAACAAGATTTCCCTCGATGGCCTGCTCTTCCGCAAGCGCAACGACGACTAATCCTCCGGGCAGGCCCGTTGTCCTGCCGGCATTCTGATTCGTTGAAGTATGAATTCCTCCCTTCCCTCCTCTCAACCTGCCTCCGGGCTGAACCGGTTCATGGACCGCCGCGGATTCGTCCGCACCTCCGTGCACGCCGGGGCCGGTGCCCTTCTGCTCACGAGCAAGAGTGCCATCGCCCAGCAGACCTCCCCAGATCGTGTCATCAAATGCGCCCTCATCGGTTGCGGCGCGCAAGGTGAGCGCCTTCGCGCCTCCGCCGCAGACGTCCCCGGCGTCCAGTGGGTGGCCGTGTGCGACATCTGGCCCTACCCCCGCACCCCCATGGGGCGCAAGATGGGCTATGACAACAAGAAGCGCGGCTACGACGCTGCCGTGGCAGAATACGCCGACGTGGGTGAAATGCTGTCCAAGCAGACCGACATCGAGGCCGTTTTCATCGCTACGCCCGACTTCCTGCACGCCCCCTTCAGCCGCCAGTGCCTGGAGGCCAAAAAGGCCGTGTACTGCGAGAAGATGATGTCCAACACCATCGAAGGTGCCCGCGACATGGTCAAAGCCCAGCAGGAAACCGGTGGCATCTTCCAGATCGGTCACCAGCGCCACAGCAACCCGCGCTACATCCACTTCCGCGACAACATCTACCAGGGGCCACATCTCCTCGGTCGCGTCACGCACGCCTATGGCCAGTGGAACCGCGGCGTCTCCGCCTCCAAGCCCCTCACCCCGCCCAAGAACCAGGAAATCCCCACGGACATCCTGGCCAAGTACGGCTACGACAGCATGGAGGCCTTCCTCAACTGGCGCTGGTACAAGAAGTACGGCGGCGGTGCCATCTCTGACCTTGGTGCCCACCAGATTGACATGTTCAACTGGGTCTTCCAGACCAAGCCCACCTCCGTGTACGCGGCAGGCGGCATCGACTACTACGACGGCAAGGAAGGCCGCGCGATGTTCGAGTACCCGGACAACGTGATGACCATCTATGAGTATCAGCTCCCGACCGGCACGGCGCGCGCCTACTACCAGGTGCTCACCACCACCGGATCCCAGGGCTACTACGAGAAGTTCATGGGCATCAACGGCAGCGCCATCATCTCTGAGAGCCCCACCTACAACCAGGTTTACGCAGAGCCAGACAACGACTGGACCCAGTACTCCACCGGCCCCAATCCGGCCGTGGTGCAGGCTGGCGACGACGTGAAGAACAAATTCTGGGAACAGTCACGCAACTGGGACAAGCCCAAGCCCCCGTCCTACGACCTCGGCCCGCTGGCCAAGGCCCTGGCCGACGTGCGCGAGAGCAAGCCGCTGGCCCGCTGGGAGATCCCCGTGGTACTCGGCCGCTACCCCCACTCTCCCCACATTCAGAACTTCATCGAGTGCACCCGTGCCAAGACCCCGGACAAGCTCACCTGCCCTGTGCAGATGGCGTTTGAGTCCTGCGTCACCGTGCTCACCGCCCTGAAGTCCATTGAACAAGGTGCCAAAATCAATTTCAAACCCGAGGACTTCGTGGCCTGATGCCCCTTTGGACGGCGGGGGGGCAACGCCCCGCCGTTCGCCCTCCTCATTTCCTCAACGATCCCTGAACCCAACATGAAACTGAAGTCAAACACCCTCCTCCTGGGCGGCCTGCTGGCCACCTCGATCATGATGTCCTCCTGCGGCAAGAGCGGAGACAGCGCCACCGCTGAAGGCTCCTCCAGCGCTTCCGGTGCAGCCTCCCCGGCCGCCGCTCCTGCCTCCGTCCCCGCTGGCGATCTCGTGGACCTGACCCCCGAGTATCCCAAGCCAATGTTCATCGGCACCCCGGTCCCCACCGGCGACATCCCGAACCTCGAGAAGCCTGATCCAGAGGCAGTCAAAGCCCGCCTCACGCTGAAAGTGCCCAAGGGCACCGAAAACGTGGCCAAAGGCAAGAAGGTCACCAGCTCCGACCCCCTTCCGATCATCGGCACGCTTGACCTCGTCACCGACGGCGACGCCGACGGTTCCGATGGCTGCTACGTGGAGCTCGCTCCTGGTGCCCAGTGGGTCCAGATCGACCTTGAGAAGGAGTACGACATCTGGAAGATCCTCGCCTGGCACTTCCACAAGCAGACCTCCATCTACTTCGATGTGAACGTTCAGGTGAGCAATGACCCCGAGTTCAAGACCGGCGTCACCACCCTCTACAACAACGACCACGACGACAGCTCCAAGCTCGGCAAGGGCGAAGACAAAGCCTATGTGGAAACCAACCACGGCCGCCTGATCGACGGCAAGGGCACCAAGGCCCGCTACGTTCGCCTCTCCAGCAACGGCAACACCGCGAACGAGATGAACCACTACATCGAAGTGCAGGTGTACGCCACCCCGGCCAAGTAAGACCAGATTACGCTTCACTTTCCTGTTCAGAACAGGATCCAAACCGCCGCAGCCTCCGTGCTTGCGGCGGTTTTTTTCGTCATCGGGTAACCCACACCACCCTTTGTACATTTGCAGGATGACCCTGAACCCAGTCCAGGCCGGAACCCCCACCATGTCTCCATGAAATCGAAGCCTCCACTTCTACAGCTCGCCTGCCTCGTTGCCTCCACCCTCATCATATCATCCTGCGGAGAGAGTGGCGGTGCGACGCCCAACTCCGTTTCAGAGACTGGCAAGGATGTTTCGCAAGCAGGCTCTGACATGGTTGAGTTTCTCCCCCAGTATCCGCCTGCGGAGATCATCGGGACCCCCGTGCCGATCGATGACATACCCAACCTGGAAAAATTTAATCCGAACGCCGCCCCCACCAAGCCCCCGGCCTTCAACTTGCCCCGCGATGCAAAAAACGTCGCCTTGGGCAAGCCCGTCTCCGGGTCTGACCTCGAACCGCTCCTGGGGGGACTGGAGCTCCTCACCGATGGAGATGCCCAAACCGGCGACGGCCGTTACGCAGAGTTCGCCCCCGGACATCAATGGGTCCAGATCGACCTCGGGCAAAAGTACGATGTCTGGAAACTGCTCGTATGGCATCTCCACAGGGCCAGAGCCGTGTACTTTGATGTGAACATTCAGGTCAGCAACGTCCCCAAGTTCGAGACCGGCGTCACCACGCTCTACAACAACGACCACGACGACAGTTCCAAACTCGGCAAAGGCGAAGACATGGCGTATGTCGAAACCCACCACGGTCGCCTGATCGATGGCAAGGGTACCAATGCCCGCTATGTCCGGCTCTATAGCAATGGCAATACCTCAAACGAGATGAACCATTACATCGAGGTGCAGGTGTACGGCACCCCTCCCAAGTAAGGCCAGATGGTGCCCCAATTCCCTTCCCAGATCCAAACCGCCACAGGCCTCGTGCTTGCGGCGGTCGGGAGACAGAAGACGAAAGACCTGAACTGAGTTCACGCATTGGAGTTCGCGTTCTCCTCCTGCCGCGTTTCACGGCAAACATCCCATGAGATCGCGCCGCGCACCTCGCGACCAAGTGACCTTGGGTTGTAGGGCGACCGCCTCGGTTGCCTCATTCATGGGACGTCACAGGGCGCTTGTGCCCTCCGCGCCACCCACCACATCCACCCCCTGGATGCGCAGCATCTTTGGGTGCGTGAGGGAACCGCCACTTTCGCGCCCCTTGTGACGGTCTTGAACCCCTCGCCCTCCAGCAGAGCCCAACATGTCCCCCAATGGACTCCGCAGCCAGCCATCTCGTCAGCTCAAGAATGTGCAAGGAGCGGCGGTTTGTGCTTCAAGCACAACCGCCGAGCAGAAGCGGAGCGAGTGACCCCAAAACTTCCCATCGCCATTCAACGCCCCATCACGGCTTGCAGCCTCAATAGAACAACATTCCTCCGGCTGCCACACCCTCACATTCACCCGCACCTTCAAAATCTTCGTGCCTTTGCCCCTTCGTATGAGAATCGAAAACAGGAAGCCCTCCACTCCATCACCCCTGCCGACGTTCCCATCTACCCTACAACTCATAACCCATAACTCCTAACCCTCCACCGCTCCCCATATTTTGGATCTCGCATTAATTTGCTTTTGGGAGTCCCATGCGCTAAACCCTCACGCAGACATCGCGCCCCCGTCATTCGAGTGATCGAGCCCCTCCGACAGCTTTTTGACACCTCAGACTTTCCCGCACGCTGGCATTGCGGGGACTGGAGTGATCTTCATGGCTGGCTCCACATTCTCTCAGACCTCGCCATCTTTGGGGCTTATGCCGCCATCCCCACCTCCATCGCCTGTTTTGTCAGAGCCAAGCGGCGCGAGGTCGCGTTCCCGAAGCTCTATTTGCTCTTCGCCTGCTTCATCCTTTCCTGCGGCCTCACCCATCTTATAGAGGCCACCATCTTCTGGCATCCTTGGTACCGTTTCTCTGGCATGATGAAGCTGGTCACCGCCATAGTCTCCTGGGCGACCGTCGTCGCCCTCATCAAGATCCTGCCCACGGCCATGAACCTGCCCGGCATGGCCCGATTAAACCAGGCGCTCACGAAGGAAGTGTCGGACCGCAAGGCCTCCGAGGCGGCGCTCCAGGAGTCGTCCATCCGCCTGGCCCTGGCGCTGGAGCATTCCCAATTGGGCGACTGGAGCTGGGATGCCGCCAACAACATCGTCGCCTTTTCCCGGCGCGCCACGGAGATTTTGGGAGTGGCGCCAGACGGTCGCCACAGTCGGGAGTCTCTCCGCACGGACATTCACCCAGACGACCGGGAGCCTACCAAGCTCATTGTAGATGCGGCCATCCGGACCCAGACCAACTATGATGTGGAGTACCGTGTCATCCGCCCCAATGACGGCACGGAAATCTGGGTCCACGCCAAAGGGCGCGGGGTGTATGACAGCCGGGGCAACATTATCTCCGTGGTGGGCACCATAGGGGATGCGACCAGTCGCAAGCACCGTGATCGGGAACGCGAGGTGCTCCTTGTCAAAGAACGCGAAGCTCGCGCCGAGGCGGATCGTGCCAACCGCATCAAAGATGAATTCCTGGCCACCCTCTCTCATGAACTGCGCAATCCCCTGAACGCCATCTTGGGTTGGGCCAGCATCCTCCGTACCGAATCGTCTGACCCAGACGAGCTCGCCGCCGGGCTGGATGTCATCGAGCGCAACACCCAGCTCCAGGCCAAGCTCATCGCCGACCTGCTGGATATGAGCCGCATCTTGAGCGGGAAGGTCCACCTTGATCTCAAGCCCACCAACCTCCTCTCCCTGGCCAGAGAAGGGGTGGAGACCATCCGCATCATGGCCGAGGAGAAGCGCATCACCGTGACCACGCCCGGGGACGCCCCACCTGTGATGGTGAGTGGGGACAGCGCCCGTCTTCAGCAGATCATCTGGAACCTCCTGACCAACGGCGTCAAATTCACCCCGCCGGGCGGCTCCCTGGATCTCTCCATCATCTGCGGGCAGGACCGGGCCGAACTCGTTGTCACCGATACAGGGACAGGCATTGATCCCCAGTTCCTGCCACACGTATTCGACCGCTTCCGTCAGGCGGACGCCTCCTCCACTCGCAAATACGGCGGTCTGGGCCTCGGGCTCTCCATCGTCAAACACCTCACAGAGATGCACCACGGCACAGTCCAGGTCTTCAGTCCGGGTGTCGGAAAGGGAGCCACGTTCAAGGTCACCCTGCCCCTCTTACGCTCCCCCGCAGAGACGGATGGCGAGCTCTTTGCCGATCTCTCCGCCGCTCTGGAAGAGTGCGTTGACCTGACTGGGACATCGGTCCTGGCGGTGGATGATGTGCCGGACAACCTGGAGGTCATTGCCCGGGTGCTACGGAACCGCGGGGCCACCGTCACCACGGCCCTCTCCGCTGCTGAGGCGATCAAGACCCTGGAGACCACGAAATACCACGTGCTGGTGAGCGATATCGCCATGCCGGAAATGGACGGCTTCGACCTCATCGCTGCCACCCGTCGGCTCGATGCGCAACATTGCGGCCACCTCCCCGCCATTGCCCTCACCGCCTTCGCCCGCCAGGAAGACGGGGACCGGGCCCTTGCGGCGGGTTTTGATCACTTCTTGTCCAAGCCCGTGGATCCCGTCGAGCTGGTCGCCGCCATCTGCCGATGCACAGGACGGGGAAATCACACCCCCATCGGAGGAAAGAAGACCCATCCCGGCCCCGATTCCGCATCCCACCGCAACGTCGCTATAGAGTGACAGAACGGCCCGGGTGGATTCTAGTGCTTCGGGGCATGACAGTTGCGGCACACGTTGACCCGGTTTTGGGATATTTCTTGTCCAAACACCCTGCGCAATTGGCCCTGCATGTGCAAGTTGTCACCCTTCCAGATCGTTTTCTCCTACTTGCTGACCTCGCTCCTGTCCACCCACCCATGTCCACCCCTACCGATACTGAAGCCGCGCAAATCCTGGTCAACGGTTATCAAAAACTCAAGACAGAGCTGAGCAAAAGGATCGTCGGTCAGGACGACGTGATCGAGCAGGTGTTCATCGCGATGGCCGCAGGCGGTCACGCCCTGCTGGAAGGAGTCCCCGGACTGGCCAAAACCCTGCTGGTGAAGTCCTTCGCAGACGCAATGCATCTAGGCTTCCGGCGTATCCAGTTCACGCCGGACCTCATGCCTGCAGACATCACCGGCACGGAGATCATCCAGGAGGACGCCGATACCGGACGCCGCAAGCTCATCTTCATGCGCGGGCCGATCTTCTCCCAGATCATCCTGGCGGATGAGATCAACCGTACCCCGCCCAAGACCCAGGCCGCTCTGTTGGAAGCCATGCAGGAGCACTCCGTCACCGTCGGCCAGGAGACCTTTGCCCTGCCCCGCCCGTTTTTTGTTCTGGCCACGCAGAACCCCATCGAGCAGGAAGGCACGTACCCGCTCCCCGAGGCCCAGAAGGATCGTTTCCTCTTCCTCATCAAGGTCGCCTACCCCACCCGGGATGACGAACGCGAGATCCTCGCCCGCACGACCGGCACCGTCTCCAGCGTCATAGAGCCCGTCCTCAGCGGCGAAGAGCTGCAACAGGCGCAGACCCTCGCCCGGCGCGTCCCGGTGCCGGATCATGTCACGGACTTTGTCCTGGATCTCGTCCGCGCCACCCGCACCACCGAGGACGGCGTGTCCGCCTACGTGAAGCAGATGGTCGGCTGGGGCGCAGGTCCCCGTGCCAGCCAGCACCTCATCCTCGCAGGCAAGGTGCGGGCGCTCCTGCGGGGCCGCACCCATATGACCGTGGACGATGTCGAAGCGCTCGCCTACCCGGTGCTGCGCCATCGCATCGTGCCCACCTTCCATGCTGAGGCGGAGGGCGTCACCGTGGACCACATCGTGAAGCACCTGTTGGAAAACACGCGCCGTCCCCAGGGCTCCCGCGTGCTGTAGTTCGCACTCGCGCAGGTTTTCCCAGCGCCGGCTGCGCCCCTTCCGCCGCCGCTCCGGGGTTTCCTCGTACCTCTTCCGCCCATCATGGCCAAACTCTCAGATCTCCTGACCGCAGAAGACCTCGTGCAACTCACGGGGCTGCCGCTGTTTGCCAGGACGGTCATGGAGGGCTTCTCCACCGGCCTGCACGCCTCCCCGCACAAAGGGTCCAGCGTCGAGTTCCGCCAGCACCGCCCCTACGTCCAGGGAGATGAGATCAAACGGCTGGACTGGAAGATCTTTGGCCGCAGTGACCGCTTCTACATCCGCGAGTTCGATGAGGAGACGAACCTGCGCGCCACCATCCTGCTCGATTCCAGCGGCAGCATGGGCTACCGCGGCACGAAGGGCACGGCCAAGTACGAGCACGCCCGCAAACTGGCGGCCGCCCTGGCCTATGTCCTCACCGGCCAGCAGGATGCTGTGGGCCTTGTCACCTTTGACGACAAGATCCGGGACTTCATCCCCTGCCGGACCAAGACGAGCCACCTGCACCACATCCTGGATACACTCCAGCGCAGCCAGCCAGGTGGGGAAACCTCCCTCGCCTCCGTGCTCAAAAACCTCGCCTCCCGGCTCAAACGCCGTGGGCTCCTGCTCCTGATCTCAGACTGTTTTGACGATGCGGAGAGACTCCTGCAGGCGGTCGGGGTGCTTCGCAAACAAGGGCATGAGATCATCGTTTTCCAACTCTGGGACCGGGATGAACTGGACTTCCCCTTTTCCCGCTGGGCCCGCTTTGAGAACATGGAGAGAACGGACGACGGCCTCCTGCTCGATCCGGCCGCCATCCGCCAGCGCTATCTGCAGGTGCTGAAGACCTTCCGCGAGGACCTTGTCGAGGGCTTGCGCCGCCATCACGCCGACCTCGTGCCGATCATCACCGACGAACCCCTTACTGAAGCCGTCAAGGCCTACCTGGCCCTGCGCATGCGCCAATGATGCCGGCTTCTCCCCCCATCTGCTGCCTCCGCCTCACCGCGCCGTCCACGCTGGACGGCCGCAGGCTCCCGCCATGAGTTTCCTGAACCCCATCCTCCTGGCGGGTCTGGCAGCTTTCCTGATCCCGCTCATCATCCACCTGCTGAACAAACGCAAGGTGGTGACCGTGCGTTGGGGCCCCATGCACCTGCTTCACGAGGCTCTGCGGCAAAAGAAGCGCAATGTAAAAGTGGAGCAGAAGCTCCTGCTGGCCGTGCGCATCAGCATCCCCATCCTGCTCGCGCTCTGCCTCGCCCTGCCCGTTCTCAGCGCCCTCAGCCAGCTCCCCGGCTTCGACAAGACATCCCTGCTCGTGCTGCTGGACAACAGCTTCTCCATGCGGGCCCCGGGCACCGGCGGCACTCCGCGGGACAAAGCACGCAACGACCTGCGCCAGACCCTCACCGGCCTGTCCCGTGGGTCGGATGCTTCCGTCATTCTCGCCGGGGCTCCCGCCCGCAGGCTCATACCCCAGTCCACGACTGACCTCGACTCCCTTCCTACCCGCTTGGAGGGCGAGCCCAGCATGAGCGGCCCGCTGGCACTGCAAGACGCGTTTCAACTCGCCCAAGCGGAGCTGCCCAAGATGGCCACCGCCGCCCGCGAGGTGCTGGTCGTCTCCGACTTCAAATGGAGCGACTGGCGGCACCTCTCAGAAGGCGGCACGCTGCCCGCTCTCGAGGGGATGCTGAAACAGCAGCAACCTCCCCTCGTCACCTTCCTCCGCGCCCCCAGCGACACCGAGTCGAACCTCGCGGTTGTTTCCGTGGAACCATCCGCGTTTGTGGTCGCCCGCGGCCAGGCCATCGCCCTGCGGGCCCGTATTCAGAATCACGGCCCCCGCGCCTATCAGGATGTCGCCGTGCATCTGGAGGCCAACGGTGCCCGCATGCGCTCCACCCGGGTCTCGATCGCTCCCAATTCGGAGTCTGTCCTCACCCTGAGCCATACGCTGGAGACCGCCGGCGATCAAGCCGTGACCGTGCGGGTCGAGGGCGACTCGCTTCCGGATGACAACGCCTTCTCCGTCATCATCCCCGTGCGTGAGCAGGTCAACTGCCTGCTCGTCCGCGGGAAGTCCCGCAGCGGTCCCCTGGAGGGAGCCACCGATTTCCTGGAGATTGCCCTCACTCCGCACCAGAGCGCTGCGACTACGCTCAAGGACGTGATCCGGGCTGGTGTCATCGAGCATCACTCCATCCGCGACAAGTCTTTTGAAGGCAGTGAGGTGGCCATCCTGGCGAATGTGGAACGCCTCAACGACCGTCAGGTGCAGGAGTTGGAGGAGTTCGTCCAGCGCGGCGGCGGTCTCGTCATCTTTGCAGGCCCGGACATGGATCTGCGCTGGTATCAGGAAAAACTCTACAACAAGGGCAAAGGCCTGCTGCCCTGCGCATTGAACGGTTTTGGCCATGTGGACGAAGGGCAGGCCCCCGCCCGCATCCTCAATCAGCGACACACCCATCCCGCCATCACCTATTTCAACGACGCCCGCGGCATGCGGCTGGAGGACGCCGCCTTCACCCACTGGCTGAAGTTTGACAAGATCGAAGGGGAAGCCCGCCCCGTCTTGAACCTCGATCGCGGTGATGCCCTGATGGTCGAGAAACCGCTGGGGAAGGGGCGCGTCATCGCCGTGGCTTCCACCGCGAATGCCCAATGGAGCAATCTCCCCCTGCAGCCCGCCTTTGTCCCCCTCATGCAGCGTGTGGTCACCTACCTGGCCACCCAGAATGCCGCCCCGCAGAGTCAGCTCTGCGGCTCCGTCCTCCGCGCCTCCCTCGGCACCCAGCAGGCCAAGTCCAACTATGAACTCAAGGACCCCGCCAGCCAGGTCAAGGAACTTACCCCCCGGGCCGACCGCGATGGCGTCATCTTTGTGGATTATGCCGACACCCTCGTACCCGGCATCTACGAACTGAAGGCCAAAGACTCCCCGGGTGCCCTGGTGCGCCGCTTCGCCTTCAATCTCAACCCGGCAGAGTCCAACCTCGAGCCCATGCCGGAGGAGGCCCTTCGCACCCTGGCGCAGCGTCTGGGGGTCACCTACGCCGCCAGCCAGGACGAATATGCCCGTCTGGATCGCACCCGCCGTCACGGGGCAGAGGCGTGGCAGCCCCTGCTCTTCGCCCTCATCATCTTCCTCTTTGCTGAAGTCTTCCTCCAGCAACGCATTTCCCGCGCCTGACCCTCTTCCCGACTCCCTTTCTCAGTGACTCCCCAGCAAACAGAAACCCAACTGCGCTTCACCGGTGACTGGCCCGCCATGCCCGTCCTCGCGGTCGCGTTGGGGCTGGGGCTGGTCATGTTCTTCTTCTACCGCAGGGAGCTGCGCTTTCACACCGGCACGGCCCGCTGGCTCCTGCCCCTGCTCCGTTCTTTGGCCGTATTTCTGGCCCTCGTGTGCCTTGCGGGTCCCATCCTGCGCCACATCGCCACCTTCCGCCAGCTCGGCCGCGTGTTGCTGGTGGCAGATGCCTCGGCCAGCATGAGTTTCACAGACGACATCGCTGGCGGCAACACCCCTGCGCCACGTCCCACGCCCCCTCCGGCTGGTGCCGTTGATTCCTTGCACTCCGGCTCCCGCTTTGCCCGCATGGAGAGCGCACTCCTCGATCCCAACCACTCCCTCGTCAAAACCCTCGCGGAAAAGCACGATGTTGAGCTTTTTGCCCTGCGGGGCTATCGCAGTGAGCGCCTCTGGTGGCATCGCCAGGGCGGGCGGGATGTCTCCGGCGATCTTCCTCATCACTTTGAGTTCAAGCCGGAGGCCACCGCCACAAACCTGGATCAGCCCCTGCGCGATGCCCTGGGCCCGAACCCTGCCGGCACGGCGCTCGTGATCCTCACGGACGGTCAGCACAACGGTCCCGGCTCCCCAGAGGAGATGGCCGCAGGCCTCAAGGAAAGCGGCATCCCCGTCTTCACCGTTGGTTACGGCAGCGAGGTGCCGCCACCCGACCTCGCCGTGGTGAATGTGCTCATGCCAGAGGCCGTCTTTGCTGAAGACCGTGCCGAGGGCACACTCGTCATCAGCGACACCCTGCCGCCCGGACTGGCTGCCAGCGTGAATGTTGCCCAGGGTGCCAAGGTGCTCTGGCAGCAGAGCTTCACCACCACGGGTGCCGGGGAACGCCGCTTTGACTTCAGCTTTCCGGTGCGTGGGCTCACGGGAGACCCCCAACAGTCCCTCCGCACCCTGGCCGCGCGCGTTGAGCTTACGGGAAACAACGCCACGTTGGACAAGATCGCGAACAACAACAGCCAGACCGTTTCCTTGCATCTGCTCAGCCGCAAGCGCCGGGTCCTCGTGCTGGACGGCCGACCCCGCTGGGAAACCCGCTACCTGCACAATCACTTCGACCGCGACGAGCGCTGGGAGGTGATGGTCGGCTACGACACCTTCACCCGTGGCCAGGGCGGCCAGGTTCAGGAAG contains these protein-coding regions:
- a CDS encoding DUF3307 domain-containing protein, which gives rise to MLDLAQSPATLGGGLNLFFALLVGHALADYPLQGEYLALHKSRHFRATGGQPQPAGLWIHCLLAHCLIHAGFVWLITGRVVFAAAELVLHFALDAAKCERKINFHTDQALHAVCKLGYVAVLLVGWVK
- a CDS encoding ATP-binding response regulator, producing MIEPLRQLFDTSDFPARWHCGDWSDLHGWLHILSDLAIFGAYAAIPTSIACFVRAKRREVAFPKLYLLFACFILSCGLTHLIEATIFWHPWYRFSGMMKLVTAIVSWATVVALIKILPTAMNLPGMARLNQALTKEVSDRKASEAALQESSIRLALALEHSQLGDWSWDAANNIVAFSRRATEILGVAPDGRHSRESLRTDIHPDDREPTKLIVDAAIRTQTNYDVEYRVIRPNDGTEIWVHAKGRGVYDSRGNIISVVGTIGDATSRKHRDREREVLLVKEREARAEADRANRIKDEFLATLSHELRNPLNAILGWASILRTESSDPDELAAGLDVIERNTQLQAKLIADLLDMSRILSGKVHLDLKPTNLLSLAREGVETIRIMAEEKRITVTTPGDAPPVMVSGDSARLQQIIWNLLTNGVKFTPPGGSLDLSIICGQDRAELVVTDTGTGIDPQFLPHVFDRFRQADASSTRKYGGLGLGLSIVKHLTEMHHGTVQVFSPGVGKGATFKVTLPLLRSPAETDGELFADLSAALEECVDLTGTSVLAVDDVPDNLEVIARVLRNRGATVTTALSAAEAIKTLETTKYHVLVSDIAMPEMDGFDLIAATRRLDAQHCGHLPAIALTAFARQEDGDRALAAGFDHFLSKPVDPVELVAAICRCTGRGNHTPIGGKKTHPGPDSASHRNVAIE
- a CDS encoding Gfo/Idh/MocA family protein encodes the protein MNSSLPSSQPASGLNRFMDRRGFVRTSVHAGAGALLLTSKSAIAQQTSPDRVIKCALIGCGAQGERLRASAADVPGVQWVAVCDIWPYPRTPMGRKMGYDNKKRGYDAAVAEYADVGEMLSKQTDIEAVFIATPDFLHAPFSRQCLEAKKAVYCEKMMSNTIEGARDMVKAQQETGGIFQIGHQRHSNPRYIHFRDNIYQGPHLLGRVTHAYGQWNRGVSASKPLTPPKNQEIPTDILAKYGYDSMEAFLNWRWYKKYGGGAISDLGAHQIDMFNWVFQTKPTSVYAAGGIDYYDGKEGRAMFEYPDNVMTIYEYQLPTGTARAYYQVLTTTGSQGYYEKFMGINGSAIISESPTYNQVYAEPDNDWTQYSTGPNPAVVQAGDDVKNKFWEQSRNWDKPKPPSYDLGPLAKALADVRESKPLARWEIPVVLGRYPHSPHIQNFIECTRAKTPDKLTCPVQMAFESCVTVLTALKSIEQGAKINFKPEDFVA
- a CDS encoding Crp/Fnr family transcriptional regulator yields the protein MSTDFSRPELPAKGIIEPLGDDDRLLLSSYGEFLPVHERQILIEEGRQQNSLYFVIGGTLHASTVRSGRQVLLGRIGVGETIGEINIFHPGLASATVTAIEFSQVWRIDRQSLEDFMNVSPLPASHLLIGIASTLSRRLRETNEKVSMMSQI
- a CDS encoding discoidin domain-containing protein — translated: MKSKPPLLQLACLVASTLIISSCGESGGATPNSVSETGKDVSQAGSDMVEFLPQYPPAEIIGTPVPIDDIPNLEKFNPNAAPTKPPAFNLPRDAKNVALGKPVSGSDLEPLLGGLELLTDGDAQTGDGRYAEFAPGHQWVQIDLGQKYDVWKLLVWHLHRARAVYFDVNIQVSNVPKFETGVTTLYNNDHDDSSKLGKGEDMAYVETHHGRLIDGKGTNARYVRLYSNGNTSNEMNHYIEVQVYGTPPK
- a CDS encoding TQO small subunit DoxD, with product MSDNNQEKSNFALIFANLLLRLWIALRLIAAGVDKFRAGSGKDATFSLQNYETKMANIAKLTYEKGFLPEKLCGLYAKPLGYILIVVGVWVLLGLFTELGLLAAGLTFLSLAIGLATLPDDTEVVLIGVHILIVAAALVTNKANKISLDGLLFRKRNDD